A genomic segment from Capra hircus breed San Clemente chromosome 15, ASM170441v1, whole genome shotgun sequence encodes:
- the LOC102176350 gene encoding LOW QUALITY PROTEIN: olfactory receptor 10V1 (The sequence of the model RefSeq protein was modified relative to this genomic sequence to represent the inferred CDS: substituted 1 base at 1 genomic stop codon) codes for MEEINXTAKVQFSFRPFSADPKVQAVIFVAFLAMYLTSLGGNALIALTVQISHPLHTPMYVFLANLAALEILCTSCIAPLALGNLLSVGRTPISIAGCGTQMFFFVFLGAGGADGVLLAVMAYDRLIAIRYPLGYTLLMSRPLCVALLVGALVLGFLLLLPVTALIFRLPFCNSSEIYHFFRDMPAAMRLACADTHVHQSALYAISFIGLSIPLSMVSVSYVFIVATVFRIRSAEGRRGACSTCSSRLSVVLPQYGCTSFIYLSPRSSYSPESGRVVPGIYTFIASILNPLICSMRNKELKNALRRALRGL; via the coding sequence ATGGAGGAAATAAATTAAACGGCAAAGGTGCAGTTCTCCTTTCGTCCATTCTCAGCCGACCCTAAGGTCCAGGCGGTGATTTTCGTGGCCTTCCTGGCGATGTACCTGACCAGCCTGGGTGGAAATGCGCTCATTGCCCTTACTGTTCAGATCAGTCAtcccctccacacccccatgtacgtTTTCCTGGCTAACCTGGCAGCTCTGGAAATCCTCTGTACATCTTGCATCGcgcccctggccttgggaaaCCTTCTTTCAGTGGGCAGAACCCCCATTTCTATCGCTGGATGTGGTACCCAGATGTTTTTCTTCGTCttcctgggggcggggggcgctgaTGGCGTCCTGCTCGCAGTCATGGCTTACGACCGGTTGATAGCGATCCGTTACCCTTTAGGGTACACCCTCCTCATGAGCCGGCCCTTGTGTGTGGCGCTGCTGGTGGGGGCCCTGGTACTAGGGTTCTTGCTGTTGCTACCGGTGACTGCTTTAATCTTCCGCCTCCCGTTCTGCAACAGTAGTGAAATCTACCACTTCTTCCGCGACATGCCCGCTGCCATGCGCCTGGCTTGCGCGGACACGCACGTTCACCAGAGCGCTCTGTACGCCATCAGCTTCATCGGCCTAAGCATTCCCCTCTCGATGGTCTCCGTCTCCTACGTCTTCATCGTGGCGACCGTCTTCCGGATCCGGTCCGCGGAAGGGCGCCGCGGGGCCTGCTCCACGTGCTCCTCTCGCCTCTCGGTGGTCCTCCCGCAGTACGGCTGCACCAGCTTCATATATCTGTCCCCGAGGTCCAGCTACTCTCCTGAGTCGGGCCGGGTGGTGCCAGGGATCTACACCTTCATCGCTTCCATCTTAAACCCCTTGATCTGTAGCATGAGGAACAAAGAACTGAAAAATGCCCTCAGGAGGGCACTGCGCGGGCTCTAG